Part of the Ignavibacterium album JCM 16511 genome, AGTAATGCATTATCATACAACATTTTTTCAAAGTGAGGTACCAGCCAATATTTATCAGTTGAATATCTTGCAAACCCAAATCCAATCTGATCGTAAATTCCTCCTTTTCTCATTTCTGTTAAAGTCTTTTCAACTATTTTTAAAGCAGACAAATTTTTCGTTCTTCTGTAATATCTTAAAAGGAAAAGTAAATTATGTGGTGTTGGAAATTTTGGTGCATTACCAAACCCTCCATATTCTTTATCAAATCTTCGCGAATATTCATCAAAAGCTTTATCGAGAATTTTTTCATCAATTTCTTCATCAGATTTTTTATGAGAAATCTTATTAATTGATTTTGTAATCTCTTCAGCAGAGTTAAGAACTTCTTCCCTTCTGTTTTTCCATATATCATTTAATTTTGTAATAAGTTCAAGCATTCCTATTCTTCCAAAACGATTATACTTTGGGAAATATGTACCTGCAAAAAAAGGTTTTTTATCTGGAGTCATCACGATAGTTAAAGGCCAGCCGCCACCACCTGTAATCATTTGACAAACAGCCATATACACACCATCAATATCTGGTCTTTCCTCACGGTCAACTTTTATAGAAATGAAAGTATCGTTCATCAGCTTTGCCACTTCTTCATCTTCGAATGACTCCCTTTCCATTACATGACACCAATGACAAGTTGAATAACCGATTGATAAAAAAATCGGTTTATCTTCGCGCTTTGCTTTTTCAAAAGCTTCTTCGCACCAGGGAAACCAATCAACAGGATTGTAAGCATGTTGAAGCAAATACGGACTTTTTTCATTTATAAGTTTGTTAGGTTTTCTGTTCATCATTCATCCCGATTAGTTTGATTTCTATTGTTAAAATTTCCCTTTTTTGATATGTTTCAACACAAATAATAAATGAATAATTCATCAAATACTATGGAAAATAAAAATAAAGTTTCGATTGATTTCGGAATTCTTGGTATAAGTTTTATTATCGGAATAATAATTTTTACTGCCGCCTGGAAATCCAATCAAAAATCAAATCAGACTATCACGGTAACTGGTTCTGCAAAGAAAGAAATTGTATCAGATTTGGGAATTCTTCGCGGAACAATTTTCGTTCAGTCGCTGTCAGCCTCATCAGCTTACAGTGAATTGAATCGTCAGAAGCCAATGTTAATTTCTTATCTCGAACAAAAAGGTTTCCCAAAAGATAAAATTGATTTTTCAACAATCAACAGTTATCCTGTTTATGAAATCGGACCGAATGGATATCAGACGAGCAGAATTATCGGATATGTTTATAATCAGAGAATTGAACTGAAATCTGTAGATGTTTATAAAATAAAAGATTTATCTTTAGATATATCTTCATTGATTGAAAAAGGAATCGACTTTAGAGTTGAACCACCTGAATATCATTACACTAAAATTGCTGATCTGAAAATAGAGATACAGGCAGAAGCAGCAAAAGATGCAATGGTAAGAGCTAAAAAAATTGCCGATGCAACAGACCGTGATTTGGGTCCGATGAGAAGTGCCCGAATGGGAGTTCTTCAGATTACACCTAAGTTTTCAAATGCAGTTTCGGATTATGGAATTAATGACTTGAGTTCCATTGAAAAAGAAATTGTCGGAGTAGTTACAGCTTCATTCCAAATCGAATAATTTATTCATTAATTAGAGGGAATATTATGACAAAACCTCAGATATGGGTAGCATCATTTTTATTTTTATTTATTGTTCTTTTCTTATTACAAAAAGCAACTAAAACAAACGCACCGGAAAAAGATTTTTCACAGATGGGCAAAAGTATGATGCAACAGGAAAGTAACGAAAATCTATCAGGTGCTCAGCTAATGAATAATTTCGGTTGTCTTAATTGTCATGGCGCAAATCTCGAAGGAACCCCAATGGGTCCGGCACTTGTAAACTTGAAACAATTCTGGAGCCGTGATAATCTTATCAACTATCTTCGGAATCCAAATTCATTCATGAGTCAGAAGCGATTTCAGGAATACAAAGAAAAATATCCAAACATGATTATGCCTGCTTATAGTAATAAAGATGTAAAAGATCTGGGCAAGATTGCTGACTATCTTTTAAGCAGGTAAAAAGCATTCTGATAATCTTTCTAACAAAATATTTTCAATATATTTATTAATAATTATAATCAGATTCAAATGACTAATACTGTATATTACTCAAAATTTTGTTGTTATTCAGAAGAGGAAAGTAAATGAGCAACAACTGTCCGGTTTGTAGAAGTAATAATTTTAAGGTAATCGGAATTCCCAAACCAAATTCCATTGCTAAAAATTTTTTGCGAAAGGAATACAAAGTTGTAAAATGTATCGAATGTGGTTCTTACTATGTTCATCCTTTGATAGATTTTAGTGACAAAGAGTGGTCAGAGTTATATAATTCCGAATATTTCTCAGCTCAGACAAATTGGTTGATTAATCGAAGAGCGAAAGAATTGTTTCAGCGGTTTGAAAAAGCAGAATCTTATTTCAAAAGAAATGAAGAAGTAAATTTTCTGGATATAGGATGTGGTGAGGGAAGAACTCTTATAGAAGGTTTAAGAAGAGGCTGGAATGTTACCGGAATTGATATTGTTGATAACAGAATTCCCGAAGCGAGAACTGAGAAGATAAATTTTGCCTCAGGAAAATTTCTGGAATTAGAACTTCCTGAAAACTTTTATGATTTTGTTTATCTTGATTCAGTTCTTGAGCATGTTTTACAGCCGGTTGAGTATCTAAATAAAATAAGAAATATTCTTAAGCCAAACGGAATTTTATACATTGGTGTACCTAACGAAGATTCTCTTTTTAATGTAGTCCGCAAAACAATGTTTATTCTTTCCGGAAAAGGATCAGTTGCTGAAAAATTAAAACCATTCGATTCGCCTTATCATGTAGTTGGATTTAATCATTCCTCATTAAACTATATCATCAGTAAAGCCGGCTTCAAAATTAAGTTGTTAAGAAACTTTGGAAGAAAATTCGATTTTTTGAGTAATCCGATTAATACAAAAGCATTTTGGGTTAGTCTAATATTTTTGCTTCCAATCGAACTCATAGGATATCTTCTGAAAAAAGATGTTTATTTTGAAGCTTACTTAAGTAAATAATATACAAAGGTAACAAGCTAAATTCATCAAAGCGAATTTCATTTCTGAAGATGTCTTAAAAACTAGATTGTCATTCCAATAAATTAATTGGAATATGGTTTTTAACTTTTATCAGTTTTTTCAGTTATTCCGATCCTTAGAAATGTTATTAATAAGAAATATTCATAAGACTCTATTTTTGATTTGCTAATCTTATCACGACTTATTCTACGAGTGAATAACTTATATAATTCACAAACATCCTAATAAAAATTTTTTTGAAAATTAATCAAATTCGAATATTTTTAGACAAGCAGTAAGAGAATTATTCAAATCTCCCAACTTTCTGACGACTAATTCTTTTCATCTACTAACAATCAAGGAGTCTTTAAAATGAATTCAAAGTTTCATAACGCCATTATTGTATTAATTTTGTTGTTTGCCTCCAATCAATTGTTGCTGTCTCAGCAGAATAACTCAGACCCTTTGAATAAAACTCCTACACTTATTGAATCAAGTGAGCTCATTCTCGTTTGGTCTGAAAGACTCTCAGATGGTTCGGGATACAAATTTGGTCAAAAGATTTATGACTATAACGATGCCAATCCAAATCCTCCCAATCAACTAATAACAGGCATTCGTGGTGATGAACCGGCAGCAATAAATAATAGTCAGGTCGCAGTTGCCACAGGTGATTTTAATGGTGATGGTAAAGCGGATTTTGTTTCTGCTTATGTAAATACACAAAACAAAATCCGAATGGTTATTCCCGTAATCAATTCACAGAATTTCGGGTGGTCTCAGGTAAATAGTATTTTATCTCAGGGAACAGTTAACATTTCTAATGAATTCTTCAAAAGAATGCGGCTTGTAACAGGAAATTTTGATGATGATTCTCAGCTTGAATATGCTTTGGTTTATATTGATAACACTAATAAAATCAGAATAGAAATTTATGACACAGATGGAACTCTCTCGCCTTCATTCAGAGGTGAAATTAATGATGAAACATTACATAACACTTTAGCAAGATTCAATGTCACCACAGCTGATTTTAACCGTGATGGTAAACATGAAATTATTATCTCTGGAGTGGATCCAACCGGCGGTGGAAACACCTGGGGTTTATTTGTAAAAGTTTATCAGGTAACGGGTACAGGTCAATTTACATTAGTTCCAAAAGCTAAACAGGTAATATTCACTCAACCTCAGTTCAATGTTTCAACCTTAAATCTGAGTCTGGCTTCCGGTGACTTTAATAACGACATTAAAACTGATCTGGCATTTGCTTTTTCATTTTTCACTCAGTCATTAGGCGATAATGATTCATATCTTTATTTGCTTGAGGTGAGTGAAAACTTAAATACAATTACATTTAATAATACAAGAAGAGTGATGAGAAATTCTGTGGGACAAAATCAAATGGCAAAGAATGATCTTGTGGCAGGTGATCTTAATGGCGATGGTAAAGATGAAATCTTCTGGGGAATTGAGGGAAATGTTTATTTATATGAACCGGACACAGCTATGGTTCCCATTTACAGGACAGAAATTGGTGGTCTCTTTACCGGAGATGCTGATGACCAACTTACAAATAATTATCTCGGAATAATGGATGTTGACCGCGACTTTAAAGATGATTTAGTAACAGTTGAGTCTTTTTACTTTGGTGATCCAAACTCCAATCAGTATTTCAGATTAAGAGTGTATGGCATTACAGGAAATAATATAACCAGCTTATTTCTTAAAGCTCAGCGAAACAATGATGAAAATATTCAAATCAACGGTGGTGGCTCTGAATTCAGAAATTATGCTTTGGCATTAGGAGATTTTAATGGAGACAGAGTAAGGTTAGGTTCTCCGAGTCGCTATCAGATAACTGATATACTTCAGCCAATGGTAATTCTTAACGCTCCGCCAATTCACTTCGATATAATTAACGGAGTAGTTTACGACCTAAACACATGTTACAACGGAAACAATTGCGATTTTTATTCACAATATCAAAAAGTATCCAGTCAATCCGTTGAAGTTCAGTCAGAAGTTCATCGTGATTGGGGTATAAGTGCTTCATTATCCGGTGGAGGAAATATTCTTGGATTGGGAGTAAAAGCAAGTATGACGGCTAATTATGGGGAAAAATTCCAGCGTGTTTCAAACTCCTCACAGACTGTTACAGTCGGAATTCAGGTTACTGCATCCGAAGATGATTATATTTATGCAACCGTAGCTGATTATGATGTTTGGGAATATCCCGTTTATACAGACAGCGGATTTCAGGGAAATCTTTTAGTTCTTTTTCCACTCCTAAAGGAGAACAGATGGTTCCCTGCTAAAAGCTGGAGCGGCAGTTTATATAAACCAAATCACGAAGTCAGCAATATTCTTTCTTACTATGCATAC contains:
- a CDS encoding SIMPL domain-containing protein; the protein is MNNSSNTMENKNKVSIDFGILGISFIIGIIIFTAAWKSNQKSNQTITVTGSAKKEIVSDLGILRGTIFVQSLSASSAYSELNRQKPMLISYLEQKGFPKDKIDFSTINSYPVYEIGPNGYQTSRIIGYVYNQRIELKSVDVYKIKDLSLDISSLIEKGIDFRVEPPEYHYTKIADLKIEIQAEAAKDAMVRAKKIADATDRDLGPMRSARMGVLQITPKFSNAVSDYGINDLSSIEKEIVGVVTASFQIE
- a CDS encoding class I SAM-dependent methyltransferase, encoding MSNNCPVCRSNNFKVIGIPKPNSIAKNFLRKEYKVVKCIECGSYYVHPLIDFSDKEWSELYNSEYFSAQTNWLINRRAKELFQRFEKAESYFKRNEEVNFLDIGCGEGRTLIEGLRRGWNVTGIDIVDNRIPEARTEKINFASGKFLELELPENFYDFVYLDSVLEHVLQPVEYLNKIRNILKPNGILYIGVPNEDSLFNVVRKTMFILSGKGSVAEKLKPFDSPYHVVGFNHSSLNYIISKAGFKIKLLRNFGRKFDFLSNPINTKAFWVSLIFLLPIELIGYLLKKDVYFEAYLSK
- a CDS encoding c-type cytochrome is translated as MTKPQIWVASFLFLFIVLFLLQKATKTNAPEKDFSQMGKSMMQQESNENLSGAQLMNNFGCLNCHGANLEGTPMGPALVNLKQFWSRDNLINYLRNPNSFMSQKRFQEYKEKYPNMIMPAYSNKDVKDLGKIADYLLSR
- a CDS encoding T9SS type A sorting domain-containing protein; protein product: MNSKFHNAIIVLILLFASNQLLLSQQNNSDPLNKTPTLIESSELILVWSERLSDGSGYKFGQKIYDYNDANPNPPNQLITGIRGDEPAAINNSQVAVATGDFNGDGKADFVSAYVNTQNKIRMVIPVINSQNFGWSQVNSILSQGTVNISNEFFKRMRLVTGNFDDDSQLEYALVYIDNTNKIRIEIYDTDGTLSPSFRGEINDETLHNTLARFNVTTADFNRDGKHEIIISGVDPTGGGNTWGLFVKVYQVTGTGQFTLVPKAKQVIFTQPQFNVSTLNLSLASGDFNNDIKTDLAFAFSFFTQSLGDNDSYLYLLEVSENLNTITFNNTRRVMRNSVGQNQMAKNDLVAGDLNGDGKDEIFWGIEGNVYLYEPDTAMVPIYRTEIGGLFTGDADDQLTNNYLGIMDVDRDFKDDLVTVESFYFGDPNSNQYFRLRVYGITGNNITSLFLKAQRNNDENIQINGGGSEFRNYALALGDFNGDRVRLGSPSRYQITDILQPMVILNAPPIHFDIINGVVYDLNTCYNGNNCDFYSQYQKVSSQSVEVQSEVHRDWGISASLSGGGNILGLGVKASMTANYGEKFQRVSNSSQTVTVGIQVTASEDDYIYATVADYDVWEYPVYTDSGFQGNLLVLFPLLKENRWFPAKSWSGSLYKPNHEVSNILSYYAYTDSLEQNEELAVRIKGSLNESFVLNGNSNIDWFQTFTEFQQNQSLASRRVGLEVGTTVSGWGLEVGVNGNYSQEEISTHTTSVTEQISLKVHLDNVNMGLGEVSYLVTPYSYWAKNGALVIDYAVRPEISAPGGTQTWWQVNYQSKSDPAFILPWRYDPEKGFTLQDPNKRFQTKEITFQTADVHPGDTVLVKARIHNYSLIPTPSAVNVKFYVGDPDSGGTLITALNGQSVFSTNGIIPARGKQEVQMQWAIPSNLPLFSRIYAVIDPDNQIDELHTNNNKGWAVIGRTVPTSVDDEEVYVAEGYELSQNYPNPFNPNTKIVYSIPTYGKVTIKVFDVLGREVTTLVNDVKPAGKHEVDFNPNSAELSLASGIYFYQMKVVDQSNQAQEFITTKKMVFLK